From the genome of Lotus japonicus ecotype B-129 chromosome 6, LjGifu_v1.2, one region includes:
- the LOC130723454 gene encoding floral homeotic protein PISTILLATA-like: protein MGRAKVILKPIEKVNTRRLTFSQRKKGLMKKISDFHKFCGNEACLIVYDVDGNGKPVVWPEEPSRVHSILDKYEHQRSKNDKPAPKTFDLENFFDHRKVKVEAEIARVKKEFFKVKYPTWDPCFNELTMEQLSFFMAKLSAKIEACDHRIDMLKKERQSEAATAASGSVQNMAQEGAESSNPCPVEVNVSLDSIDLLDYMNWDELEHLNLCDVSTNYESDLFWANQLDELISQNTDDLFTCFK, encoded by the coding sequence ATGGGGCGTGCAAAAGTAATCTTGAAACCAATTGAAAAGGTGAATACTCGGAGATTAACTTTCAGTCAAAGAAAGAAGGGCCTTATGAAGAAAATTTCTGACTTTCACAAATTTTGTGGAAATGAAGCATGCTTGATTGTGTATGATGTTGATGGTAATGGTAAACCAGTGGTTTGGCCTGAGGAACCTTCAAGAGTACACTCAATCCTTGATAAGTATGAGCACCAAAGAAGTAAGAATGATAAACCTGCTCCTAAGACATTTGATCTGGAAAATTTCTTTGACCATAGGAAAGTGAAGGTTGAAGCTGAAATTGCTAGAGTGAAGAAGGAGTTTTTTAAGGTGAAATATCCAACTTGGGATCCATGTTTCAATGAGCTGACAATGGAGCAACTGAGTTTCTTCATGGCTAAGCTGAGTGCTAAGATTGAAGCTTGTGATCATAGGATTGATATGTTGAAGAAGGAGCGTCAAAGCGAAGCCGCCACAGCCGCCTCTGGTAGCGTGCAAAACATGGCTCAGGAGGGTGCTGAATCCTCAAATCCATGCCCTGTTGAAGTAAATGTGTCTCTAGATTCAATAGACCTACTTGATTATATGAATTGGGATGAACTGGAGCATCTGAATTTGTGTGATGTTTCTACTAACTATGAAAGTGATCTTTTTTGGGCCAACCAACTTGATGAGCTTATTTCTCAGAATACGGATGATCTTTTTACATGCTTCAAATGA
- the LOC130723453 gene encoding phytochrome E isoform X1, translating to MSSGSRGNLKDSSFTSNMNTATTSNKDKALAQFSADAENLAEFEQSGASDKSFDYSKTVLDSPRLVSEEKMTAYLSKIQRGGLIQSFGCMLAIAESTFTIIGYSENCFQLLGLERHIDSKQQLLGLIGVDATTLFTPPSGASLAKAVSSREISLLNPIWVYTRTTQKPFYAILHRIDVGVVIDLEPARSSDPALSLAGTVQSQKLAVRAISRLQSLPGEDIGLLCDAVVEEVQKFTGYDRVMVYKFHEDDHGEVVSEIRRSDLEPYLGLHYPATDIPQAARFLFKQNRVRMICDCQANAVKVIQSEDLMQPLYLVNSTLRAPQGCHSQYMANMGSIASLVMAVIVNGNDTTRLWGLLVCHHTSPRYVPFPVRYACEFLMQAFGLQLYMEIQLAAQMAEKRILKTQTLLCDMLLRDAPFGIVTQSPSIMDLVKCDGAALYYDGKCWLLGTTPTESQVKDIAEWLLVNHGDSTGLSTNSLAEAGYPGATSLGDPVCGMATARINSRHFLFWFRSHTAKEMKWGGAKHHPEDKDDGGKMNPRSSFKAFLEIVKRKSLPWEVSEINAIHSLQLIMRDSFQDTQNFGPTTLNFIQKIGTAIERKGELSSVACEMVRLIETATVPIFGVDSDGLINGWNVQTSELTGLQASEAIGKSLVNEVVHADSRETLTNVLSRALQGEEEKNVELKIKHFGIDQKKVVYLRANACTSRDYTNAIVGVCFVGQDITHEKVVLDKFIKLEGDYKAIIQSLNPLIPPIFASDENACCSEWNAAMEKLTGWKREEVIGKLLPGEIFGNFCQLKGQDTLTNFMILLYRGLSGQDSEKLPFGFFDRNGKFVEVYITASKRNDAAGNMIGCFCFLQIVSRDPSQPSDGHRSEGRESIYESKELAYILQEMKNPLNGLRFTHKLLENTAVSENQKQFLDTSDACERQIMAIIENSDLESINEGSTLQLNMEEFLLGNILDAIVSQVMMLIKGKNLQLFHEIPEEIKTLALYGDQIRLQVVLSDFLLNVVSHTPSPNGWVEIKISPGLKIIQDGNEFIHLKFRMTHSGQGLPSAVLHDMFEGGNQWTTQEGLGLYMSRKILSRMNGHVQYVREQNKCYFLIDLELRTRKERQRNLQAKISMSS from the exons ATGAGTTCTGGAAGCAGAGGGAACTTGAAGGACTCAAGCTTTACTAGTAACATGAACACCGCCACAACCAGCAACAAGGACAAGGCACTTGCTCAGTTCAGTGCAGATGCTGAGAATCTTGCAGAGTTTGAGCAATCTGGTGCCTCTGACAAATCATTTGACTACTCAAAAACAGTTCTTGATTCTCCCAGGTTAGTGTCTGAAGAGAAAATGACTGCATATTTGTCTAAAATCCAAAGGGGTGGTCTTATCCAATCCTTTGGTTGTATGCTAGCAATTGCAGAATCCACTTTTACAATCATTGGATACAGTGAGAATTGCTTTCAATTGTTAGGCTTAGAGAGGCATATTGATTCAAAACAGCAGCTTCTGGGTCTGATTGGGGTTGATGCCACAACCCTCTTCACTCCCCCTTCTGGGGCTTCCCTTGCAAAAGCTGTGTCTTCCAGGGAAATTTCACTTTTGAACCCAATTTGGGTCTATACAAGGACAACCCAGAAGCCATTTTATGCTATACTCCACAGGATTGATGTTGGGGTTGTGATTGATTTGGAGCCAGCAAGGTCCAGTGACCCTGCATTATCACTTGCTGGGACAGTTCAATCACAGAAGCTGGCTGTTAGAGCAATTTCAAGGCTGCAATCTCTTCCTGGGGAAGATATTGGTCTGCTTTGTGACGCGGTTGTTGAGGAAGTGCAGAAGTTTACTGGATATGATAGGGTTATGGTTTATAAGTTTCATGAGGATGACCATGGTGAAGTTGTGTCTGAGATTAGGAGGTCAGATTTAGAGCCTTACTTGGGTTTGCATTATCCTGCCACAGATATCCCACAAGCTGCACGCTTCTTGTTCAAGCAGAACCGCGTAAGGATGATTTGTGATTGCCAAGCGAATGCGGTTAAGGTGATTCAGAGTGAAGATTTAATGCAACCTCTTTACTTGGTGAACTCAACCCTCAGGGCACCACAAGGTTGTCACTCACAGTACATGGCTAACATGGGCTCAATTGCTTCTCTGGTGATGGCTGTCATAGTCAATGGAAATGACACAACAAGGCTTTGGGGATTGCTGGTTTGTCATCACACTTCACCGCGCTATGTGCCTTTCCCAGTCCGTTATGCTTGTGAGTTCCTAATGCAGGCTTTTGGCCTGCAGCTTTACATGGAGATTCAACTGGCAGCACAAATGGCAGAGAAGAGAATTCTTAAAACACAAACTTTGCTGTGTGACATGCTCCTGCGCGATGCACCGTTTGGGATTGTGACTCAATCCCCGAGTATCATGGACCTTGTGAAGTGTGATGGTGCTGCCTTGTACTATGATGGTAAGTGTTGGTTGTTAGGCACAACCCCAACTGAATCACAGGTGAAGGACATTGCAGAATGGCTACTTGTTAATCATGGAGACTCAACAGGTTTGAGCACAAATAGTTTGGCTGAGGCGGGTTATCCGGGCGCTACTTCGCTGGGGGATCCAGTTTGTGGCATGGCCACAGCAAGAATCAATTCAAGACATTtcttgttctggttcaggtctCACACTGCTAAGGAAATGAAATGGGGAGGAGCCAAGCATCATCCAGAGGATAAGGATGATGGAGGGAAAATGAACCCAAGATCATCCTTTAAAGCTTTTCTTGAAATAGTCAAAAGAAAAAGTTTGCCTTGGGAAGTGTCAGAGATTAATGCTATTCACTCATTACAACTAATCATGAGAGATTCATTCCAAGACACACAGAATTTCGGTCCAACGACTCTAAATTTTATACAGAAAATTGGCACTGCAATTGAAAGGAAGGGTGAACTCAGTTCAGTAGCGTGTGAAATGGTGAGATTAATTGAGACAGCAACAGTCCCCATTTTTGGGGTTGATTCAGATGGCCTAATCAATGGATGGAATGTACAAACTTCTGAATTGACAGGTCTGCAGGCTAGTGAAGCTATAGGAAAATCCCTAGTAAATGAAGTAGTACACGCGGATTCGCGCGAAACTCTTACAAATGTCCTAAGCAGAGCCTTGCAAG GTGAGGAGGAAAAAAATGTTGAGTTGAAAATAAAACACTTTGGGATTGATCAAAAAAAAGTTGTTTATCTGAGGGCCAATGCCTGCACTAGTAGGGACTACACAAATGCCATTGTTGGGGTGTGCTTTGTAGGTCAAGACATAACTCACGAGAAAGTGGTTCTAGACAAGTTCATCAAGTTGGAAGGTGATTACAAAGCCATCATACAGAGTCTCAATCCATTAATTCCACCCATTTTCGCTTCTGATGAGAATGCATGCTGCTCTGAATGGAATGCAGCCATGGAAAAGCTAACTGGTTGGAAGAGAGAAGAAGTCATAGGAAAATTACTTCCTGGGGAGATCTTTGGGAACTTTTGTCAATTGAAAGGTCAAGATACACTCACTAACTTTATGATTTTACTGTATCGCGGACTAAGTGGTCAAGATTCCGAGAAGTTACCATTTGGATTTTTTGATAGAAATGGAAAATTTGTTGAGGTTTATATAACAGCAAGCAAGAGGAACGATGCGGCTGGGAATATGATAGGCTGTTTCTGCTTCTTGCAGATCGTGTCGCGAGATCCGAGCCAGCCCTCTGATGGACACAGGTCTGAAGGCAGAGAAAGCATTTATGAATCTAAGGAGTTAGCTTATATTCTACAAGAGATGAAGAACCCTTTGAACGGTTTAAGGTTCACACACAAACTTCTGGAAAACACGGCGGTCTCAGAAAATCAGAAACAATTTCTTGATACTAGTGATGCATGTGAAAGACAGATCATGGCAATTATTGAGAATTCAGATTTAGAAAGTATAAATGAAGG CAGCACTTTGCAGCTAAACATGGAAGAATTTCTTCTGGGAAATATTTTAGATGCCATTGTGAGTCAAGTGATGATGTTGATAAAAGGAAAAAACTTGCAGCTGTTTCATGAAATTCCGGAGGAAATCAAAACACTTGCTCTATATGGTGATCAAATTAGGCTGCAGGTGGTGTTGTCTGATTTTTTGCTTAATGTAGTTAGCCACACACCATCTCCAAATGGCTGGGTAGAAATCAAGATTTCACCCGGTTTGAAAATAATACAGGATGGCAATGAGTTTATCCATCTCAAGTTCAG AATGACCCATTCTGGTCAAGGTCTCCCTTCTGCTGTTCTTCATGATATGTTTGAAGGAGGGAATCAGTGGACTACACAGGAAGGTCTAGGGCTATATATGTCGAGGAAAATTCTCAGTAGGATGAATGGTCATGTCCAATATGTAAGAGAACAAAATAAGTGCTATTTCCTCATTGATCTTGAACTTAGAACAAGAAAAGAAAGGCAAAGGAATTTGCAAGCAAAGATAAGCATGTCAAGTTAG
- the LOC130723453 gene encoding phytochrome E isoform X2: MSSGSRGNLKDSSFTSNMNTATTSNKDKALAQFSADAENLAEFEQSGASDKSFDYSKTVLDSPRLVSEEKMTAYLSKIQRGGLIQSFGCMLAIAESTFTIIGYSENCFQLLGLERHIDSKQQLLGLIGVDATTLFTPPSGASLAKAVSSREISLLNPIWVYTRTTQKPFYAILHRIDVGVVIDLEPARSSDPALSLAGTVQSQKLAVRAISRLQSLPGEDIGLLCDAVVEEVQKFTGYDRVMVYKFHEDDHGEVVSEIRRSDLEPYLGLHYPATDIPQAARFLFKQNRVRMICDCQANAVKVIQSEDLMQPLYLVNSTLRAPQGCHSQYMANMGSIASLVMAVIVNGNDTTRLWGLLVCHHTSPRYVPFPVRYACEFLMQAFGLQLYMEIQLAAQMAEKRILKTQTLLCDMLLRDAPFGIVTQSPSIMDLVKCDGAALYYDGKCWLLGTTPTESQVKDIAEWLLVNHGDSTGLSTNSLAEAGYPGATSLGDPVCGMATARINSRHFLFWFRSHTAKEMKWGGAKHHPEDKDDGGKMNPRSSFKAFLEIVKRKSLPWEVSEINAIHSLQLIMRDSFQDTQNFGPTTLNFIQKIGTAIERKGELSSVACEMVRLIETATVPIFGVDSDGLINGWNVQTSELTGLQASEAIGKSLVNEVVHADSRETLTNVLSRALQGEEEKNVELKIKHFGIDQKKVVYLRANACTSRDYTNAIVGVCFVGQDITHEKVVLDKFIKLEGDYKAIIQSLNPLIPPIFASDENACCSEWNAAMEKLTGWKREEVIGKLLPGEIFGNFCQLKGQDTLTNFMILLYRGLSGQDSEKLPFGFFDRNGKFVEVYITASKRNDAAGNMIGCFCFLQIVSRDPSQPSDGHRSEGRESIYESKELAYILQEMKNPLNGLRFTHKLLENTAVSENQKQFLDTSDACERQIMAIIENSDLESINEGTLQLNMEEFLLGNILDAIVSQVMMLIKGKNLQLFHEIPEEIKTLALYGDQIRLQVVLSDFLLNVVSHTPSPNGWVEIKISPGLKIIQDGNEFIHLKFRMTHSGQGLPSAVLHDMFEGGNQWTTQEGLGLYMSRKILSRMNGHVQYVREQNKCYFLIDLELRTRKERQRNLQAKISMSS; the protein is encoded by the exons ATGAGTTCTGGAAGCAGAGGGAACTTGAAGGACTCAAGCTTTACTAGTAACATGAACACCGCCACAACCAGCAACAAGGACAAGGCACTTGCTCAGTTCAGTGCAGATGCTGAGAATCTTGCAGAGTTTGAGCAATCTGGTGCCTCTGACAAATCATTTGACTACTCAAAAACAGTTCTTGATTCTCCCAGGTTAGTGTCTGAAGAGAAAATGACTGCATATTTGTCTAAAATCCAAAGGGGTGGTCTTATCCAATCCTTTGGTTGTATGCTAGCAATTGCAGAATCCACTTTTACAATCATTGGATACAGTGAGAATTGCTTTCAATTGTTAGGCTTAGAGAGGCATATTGATTCAAAACAGCAGCTTCTGGGTCTGATTGGGGTTGATGCCACAACCCTCTTCACTCCCCCTTCTGGGGCTTCCCTTGCAAAAGCTGTGTCTTCCAGGGAAATTTCACTTTTGAACCCAATTTGGGTCTATACAAGGACAACCCAGAAGCCATTTTATGCTATACTCCACAGGATTGATGTTGGGGTTGTGATTGATTTGGAGCCAGCAAGGTCCAGTGACCCTGCATTATCACTTGCTGGGACAGTTCAATCACAGAAGCTGGCTGTTAGAGCAATTTCAAGGCTGCAATCTCTTCCTGGGGAAGATATTGGTCTGCTTTGTGACGCGGTTGTTGAGGAAGTGCAGAAGTTTACTGGATATGATAGGGTTATGGTTTATAAGTTTCATGAGGATGACCATGGTGAAGTTGTGTCTGAGATTAGGAGGTCAGATTTAGAGCCTTACTTGGGTTTGCATTATCCTGCCACAGATATCCCACAAGCTGCACGCTTCTTGTTCAAGCAGAACCGCGTAAGGATGATTTGTGATTGCCAAGCGAATGCGGTTAAGGTGATTCAGAGTGAAGATTTAATGCAACCTCTTTACTTGGTGAACTCAACCCTCAGGGCACCACAAGGTTGTCACTCACAGTACATGGCTAACATGGGCTCAATTGCTTCTCTGGTGATGGCTGTCATAGTCAATGGAAATGACACAACAAGGCTTTGGGGATTGCTGGTTTGTCATCACACTTCACCGCGCTATGTGCCTTTCCCAGTCCGTTATGCTTGTGAGTTCCTAATGCAGGCTTTTGGCCTGCAGCTTTACATGGAGATTCAACTGGCAGCACAAATGGCAGAGAAGAGAATTCTTAAAACACAAACTTTGCTGTGTGACATGCTCCTGCGCGATGCACCGTTTGGGATTGTGACTCAATCCCCGAGTATCATGGACCTTGTGAAGTGTGATGGTGCTGCCTTGTACTATGATGGTAAGTGTTGGTTGTTAGGCACAACCCCAACTGAATCACAGGTGAAGGACATTGCAGAATGGCTACTTGTTAATCATGGAGACTCAACAGGTTTGAGCACAAATAGTTTGGCTGAGGCGGGTTATCCGGGCGCTACTTCGCTGGGGGATCCAGTTTGTGGCATGGCCACAGCAAGAATCAATTCAAGACATTtcttgttctggttcaggtctCACACTGCTAAGGAAATGAAATGGGGAGGAGCCAAGCATCATCCAGAGGATAAGGATGATGGAGGGAAAATGAACCCAAGATCATCCTTTAAAGCTTTTCTTGAAATAGTCAAAAGAAAAAGTTTGCCTTGGGAAGTGTCAGAGATTAATGCTATTCACTCATTACAACTAATCATGAGAGATTCATTCCAAGACACACAGAATTTCGGTCCAACGACTCTAAATTTTATACAGAAAATTGGCACTGCAATTGAAAGGAAGGGTGAACTCAGTTCAGTAGCGTGTGAAATGGTGAGATTAATTGAGACAGCAACAGTCCCCATTTTTGGGGTTGATTCAGATGGCCTAATCAATGGATGGAATGTACAAACTTCTGAATTGACAGGTCTGCAGGCTAGTGAAGCTATAGGAAAATCCCTAGTAAATGAAGTAGTACACGCGGATTCGCGCGAAACTCTTACAAATGTCCTAAGCAGAGCCTTGCAAG GTGAGGAGGAAAAAAATGTTGAGTTGAAAATAAAACACTTTGGGATTGATCAAAAAAAAGTTGTTTATCTGAGGGCCAATGCCTGCACTAGTAGGGACTACACAAATGCCATTGTTGGGGTGTGCTTTGTAGGTCAAGACATAACTCACGAGAAAGTGGTTCTAGACAAGTTCATCAAGTTGGAAGGTGATTACAAAGCCATCATACAGAGTCTCAATCCATTAATTCCACCCATTTTCGCTTCTGATGAGAATGCATGCTGCTCTGAATGGAATGCAGCCATGGAAAAGCTAACTGGTTGGAAGAGAGAAGAAGTCATAGGAAAATTACTTCCTGGGGAGATCTTTGGGAACTTTTGTCAATTGAAAGGTCAAGATACACTCACTAACTTTATGATTTTACTGTATCGCGGACTAAGTGGTCAAGATTCCGAGAAGTTACCATTTGGATTTTTTGATAGAAATGGAAAATTTGTTGAGGTTTATATAACAGCAAGCAAGAGGAACGATGCGGCTGGGAATATGATAGGCTGTTTCTGCTTCTTGCAGATCGTGTCGCGAGATCCGAGCCAGCCCTCTGATGGACACAGGTCTGAAGGCAGAGAAAGCATTTATGAATCTAAGGAGTTAGCTTATATTCTACAAGAGATGAAGAACCCTTTGAACGGTTTAAGGTTCACACACAAACTTCTGGAAAACACGGCGGTCTCAGAAAATCAGAAACAATTTCTTGATACTAGTGATGCATGTGAAAGACAGATCATGGCAATTATTGAGAATTCAGATTTAGAAAGTATAAATGAAGG CACTTTGCAGCTAAACATGGAAGAATTTCTTCTGGGAAATATTTTAGATGCCATTGTGAGTCAAGTGATGATGTTGATAAAAGGAAAAAACTTGCAGCTGTTTCATGAAATTCCGGAGGAAATCAAAACACTTGCTCTATATGGTGATCAAATTAGGCTGCAGGTGGTGTTGTCTGATTTTTTGCTTAATGTAGTTAGCCACACACCATCTCCAAATGGCTGGGTAGAAATCAAGATTTCACCCGGTTTGAAAATAATACAGGATGGCAATGAGTTTATCCATCTCAAGTTCAG AATGACCCATTCTGGTCAAGGTCTCCCTTCTGCTGTTCTTCATGATATGTTTGAAGGAGGGAATCAGTGGACTACACAGGAAGGTCTAGGGCTATATATGTCGAGGAAAATTCTCAGTAGGATGAATGGTCATGTCCAATATGTAAGAGAACAAAATAAGTGCTATTTCCTCATTGATCTTGAACTTAGAACAAGAAAAGAAAGGCAAAGGAATTTGCAAGCAAAGATAAGCATGTCAAGTTAG
- the LOC130726782 gene encoding uncharacterized protein C2F7.02c-like, with product MPSLKMKSKVSVSCLTERTDLLHVCPKSKIISKNPCSKIMISAQTVEIDTTIQNFLDVSSKPPKDIASDQSIDKKEFLDNENSVLERMELNNPCTTNFETIFSPAFEPIEVNSQHYTEKDAGSICDTNMAGLGADEGRNICGYETCDVSDFYISDMIISSLPIGGNAFDDDDVGETNCLSDYGSDEPSVFPASEQYTVLPALEDDVKVGGISQIISYEEAMMVQESASLYSAMTQIRSSNLESDAKNDMDKAESFDPQSFIKNLPELSEADLSGQPTLIPKQSPKRKSITLVLDLDETLVHSTLEPCDDADFTFTVFFHMKEYTVYVKQRPYLHTFLEKVSEMFEVVIFTASQSLYAKPLLDILDPDGRFISRRVYRESCLFSDGNYTKDLTILGVDLEKVAIIDNSPQVFRLQVNNGIPIKSWFDDPLDSALMSLLPFLETLADADDVRPIIAKRYGNKE from the exons ATGCCATCCCTAAAAATGAAGAGCAAAGTAAGTGTGAGCTGTTTAACAGAAAGAACAGATCTTCTTCATGTGTGTCCAAAATCAAAGATAATTTCCAAAAATCCATGCTCTAAGATAATGATTTCTGCTCAAACGGTAGAAATAGACACTACTATCCAGAATTTCCTTGATG TTTCCTCAAAGCCGCCCAAAGACATTGCAAGTGATCAATCCATTGACAAAAAAGAATTTCTGGATAACGAAAATTCTGTCCTGGAAAGAATG GAACTGAACAACCCCTGTACAACAAACTTTGAGACAATTTTTTCTCCTGCTTTTGAGCCCATTGAAGTCAATTCCCAACATTATACTGAAAAAGATGCAG GGAGCATTTGTGATACTAACATGGCAGGATTAGGAGCTGATGAGGGAAGAAATATTTGTGGCTATGAAACATGTGATGTTTCAGACTTCTACATTTCTGACATGATCATCTCAAGCTTACCCATTGGTGGAAATGCCTTTGACGATGATGATGTCGGTGAAACCAATTGCCTCTCTGACTATGGATCAGATGAGCCATCCGTGTTTCCTGCTTCTGAGCAGTACACGGTCCTGCCTGCTCTTGAAGATGATGTTAAAGTTGGCGGTATTTCTCAAATCATATCATATGAAGAAGCCATGATGGTTCAAGAAAGTGCTAGCTTATATTCAGCCATGACTCAGATTAGATCAAGCAACCTGGAATCTGATGCTAAAAATGACATGGATAAGGCGGAGTCCTTTGATCCGCAATCATTTATCAAGAATTTACCAGAACTATCTGAAGCAGATTTAAGTGGCCAGCCCACATTAATCCCTAAGCAATCTCCAAAAAGGAAGTCAATAACCCTAGTGCTTGATTTAGATG AGACACTTGTTCATTCTACATTGGAACCTTGTGATGATGCGGATTTCACTTTTACCGTCTTCTTCCATATGAAAGAGTATACAGTATATGTAAAACAGAGGCCTTACCTCCACACATTCTTGGAGAAAGTATCAGAGATGTTTGAAGTAGTTATTTTTACTGCCAGCCAAAGTTTATATGCGAAACCGCTACTTGATATACTGGATCCTGATGGAAGGTTTATTTCTCGCCGTGTGTATCGGGAATCATGCCTTTTTTCAGATGGAAATTACACCAAAGATCTTACTATATTAGGTGTTGATCTGGAAAAAGTTGCAATAATCGATAATTCACCTCAG GTTTTCCGTTTGCAAGTGAATAATGGTATTCCCATAAAGAGTTGGTTTGATGATCCATTAGATTCTGCACTGATGTCATTACTTCCCTTTCTAGAGACCTTGGCTGATGCTGATGATGTCCGTCCTATCATTGCAAAGAGATATGGTAACAAAGAATAA